A part of Schistosoma mansoni strain Puerto Rico chromosome W, complete genome genomic DNA contains:
- a CDS encoding putative signal recognition particle 68 kD protein, protein METSENTTITPSSIPVLSLVKSAQQQHGLRHGDYQRYHQYISRKLRRMRKSLHFQQGNRSKVVPKKLTPDIVTDPRFIILAIFEIERSWAYAMQLKAESSTEIRKRFQMCSRLRKAVARAELLCSMEDDLSLLDAQTKLELRAYKQWIRGILFFELQNWAVAKEHLESAQAIYDVLLQMVDEDSQAVYKSRIDDLLPQIRYCAHSIGDETAATDLQRMRNQAPDGLTLLSELQLDQLLGQARSKQASQVSEVDWLGISIPVKSEKAKIAILTVEESKTELEKAETLQAKLSIYESILKLCVEAITSVRDELRTAIASEPSVTGDKNTAAVVASSKFGQTLGSEKVSRLQLLYTYLQYLKLSKTIDRTLLHIETTISSLAEGSHKRNQLATSAYPKPQELSRLYDTLVQNFQEIISLPCLVQDHIGLKDLLYAKMLSYRSYRCYYLALAYNCSKKYTECSALLTRAIQHAEKAVTSLEHSISTWTKAEECIAPGPSPDALSKSLQSLILQAESEDFTCKAASMLDKVEENEPVSTTPLAGTTGVDASRKVLIDRLDIYADEKSVEKSFNNFVYPFVHLPPKFHPVPVKPIFFDLALNHINFPSLDDKIGLKASAPSKSSGLTGLMRGWLWRGSEPTES, encoded by the exons TGCTGTCGCTTGTTAAGTCAGCTCAGCAACAACATGGTTTACGTCATGGTGATTATCAACGCTATCATCAGTATATTTCCCGAAAACTCAGGAGAATGAGGAAATCACTACATTTTCAGCAA GGGAATCGATCAAAGGTTGTCCCTAAAAAGTTAACTCCGGATATTGTGACAGATCCACGCTTCATCATTTTAGCAATCTTTGAAATTGAACGATCGTGGGCATATGCTATGCAATTGAAGGCTGAATCAAGCACTGAAATTCGCAAGCGTTTCCAGATGTGTTCTCGACTTCGTAAAGCTGTTGCACGTGCCGAACTTTTGTGTAGTATGGAGGATGATTTGTCCTTATTAGATGCACAAACTAAACTGGAATTGCGGGCATACAAGCAGTGGATTCGTGGAATTTTATTCTTCGAATTACAG AATTGGGCTGTGGCCAAGGAACATTTAGAATCAGCTCAAGCGATCTATGATGTTTTACTTCAAATGGTAGATGAAGACAGCCAAGCTGTTTATAAATCCCGAATTGATGATCTTTTACCTCAAATTCGATATTGTGCTCATTCGATTGGGGATGAAACAGCAGCTACAGATTTACAACGCATGCGCAATCAAGCACCTGATGGTTTAACTCTATTATCAGAACTTCAGTTAGATCAACTTCTTGGTCAAGCTCGATCCAAGCAAGCTAGTCAAGTTAGTGAAGTTGATTGGTTGGGGATTTCGATTCCAGTCAAGTCAGAAAAGGCGAAAATTGCTATTTTAACAGTGGAG GAATCTAAGACAGAATTAGAAAAAGCAGAAACTCTTCAGGCTAAATTGTCTATCTATGAATCTATTTTGAAATTGTGTGTTGAAGCAATAACATCTGTCAGAGATGAGTTACGTACTGCGATAGCGTCTGAGCCATCTGTTACGGGAGATAAAAACACAGCTGCTGTAGTGGCTTCTAGCAAATTTGGTCAAACCTTAGGTTCTGAAAAG GTTTCACGACTCCAGCTTTTGTACACTTATTTACAATACTTGAAATTATCTAAGACGATTGATCGAACACTTCTACATATTGAAACTACTATTTCTAGCCTAGCAGAAGGAAGTCACAAACGAAATCAACTTGCTACTAGTGCTTATCCTAAACCACAAGAACTGTCTCGTCTGTATGATACTTTAGTACAAAATTTTCAAGAGATTATCTCTCTACCATGTCTGGTGCAAGATCATATTGGTTTGAAGGATCTATTGTATGCAAAAATGCTGTCTTATCGTAGTTATAG GTGCTATTATTTGGCTCTTGCCTACAACTGTAGTAAAAAATACACTGAATGCTCTGCTCTTCTTACAAGGGCTATTCAACATGCCGAAAAAGCTGTCACTTCTCTTGAACATTCCATTTCAACCTGGACTAAAGCTGAGGAATGTATTGCGCCTGGTCCCAGTCCTGATGCCCTATCAAAATCTCTTCAGTCGCTTATATTACAAGCTGAGTCAGAAGATTTCACTTGCAAAGCAGCCTCGATGCTTGACAAAGTAGAAGAAAATGAACCAGTGTCTACCACTCCCCTTGCTGGTACTACAGGAGTAGATGCTTCACGAAAA GTTCTTATTGACCGCCTGGATATCTATGCGGACGAGAAATCTGTCGAGAAATCATTCAATAACTTTGTTTATCCCTTTGTTCATCTACCTCCCAAGTTTCATCCTGTCCCTGTGAAACCAATTTTCTTTGACCTTGCTTTAAATCATATTAATTTTCCATCTTTGGACGACAAAATAGGTCTAAAGGCTAGTGCACCTTCCAAATCTTCTGGTCTTACAGGTCTTATGCGTGGATGGCTATGGCGAGGTTCAGAGCCAACAGAATCTTAA